The region TTATCGTAGCCTCTTTCAATAAAATCCTGAGTGGGGAGTTAATATTAATGAAGTTAATTTTTTAGTCAGTTTGGATGTGGTTAAGCGACTCCTGAGGTGAAAAAGGAACACAATCTTTACTGATGTGAGAGTAGAAAGATATATGGCGTTAGTGATGTTTACCTTAGGTTATGATGCGACGGCCTAATTCCCTCAGAGCTCTATCACGTGATGTTCCTGCTCACGTCTCAGAAGTAGACAAAAAAAAGTCATTCCACAGTGATTAACCTTGCCATCAGAAAAGATCCTGGCATCACTGACTTACAATGGGCTAACATTAGCTAAATGTTATatagtgttgtaaaaaaaaaaaaaaaataacaattttacAGTAAAGTTCCACTTTGATTAACATGAATTTTATTATGCCTATATCAGTGTCTGTTAAAAAGATTTGTGCTGTGTTTGGAGATTGCTGTCTGCCTTGTTACTGGATGTGGTTAtttcatataaatatataatctTTCCTGTAGATGAGGGGCCTTCATTACCCACAAAGCAGAATGAAGAGTTCCGTCCATTTATTCGACGGCTTCCGGAATTTAAATTCTGGTGAGTATTTATGTAGCAGCTATTTCAGTGTCTGTATAAAACACACTAGTGTATTCATGAGATCTTTCTCTTGAAACGAAGTACTTTCATGGCATATATTTGTTATCTAATCCCCAAATAGCCATCTGATAAGTAGTGAAAGTATATTTCAATATGAATTTTGTCTGCTTACAGGATCAGAGAACCCCTAGTTTTTCCTCATCTATAGAAGCTTCTCctaaaccagcagtatatataatgTACGCCAGCCATGTTGTAGCCATAGTCTTCTGAAGGTTTGACAGTTTCCCGAGGCTTCTGCTGCCTGTGCGTTTCAGTGTTCTTAAAATAACAGTGATCTTCTATCTACCCTGGACGCTTACATTTCATTCCCATGTCTTAAATAATAGAAGTTATCACTCAAATTAGTGAAACTGTTTATTCAGCTAAATACAAGTGTAAATGTGTGGGATAGTggtccctaaaggtggccacacaccatacaatttgttaaatatctgttcaattcaagaattgcaatttttctgactgattgtaacatttcaaaaatatgaccaatgtaccacacacatgttaaatttttccccaattaggaTAAAAATTATTAGAACCTTTAAGAAAATTGCTAGggggtgtatattaataaactaacaatctaacacacaccatacaatctttagaaaaactgaagaaaaatttccagcattccggatcgataaacgggaaatccgataggatttttcagtcgaataggaaaaaaaagctttccggGTCATCCGATCatgtttatcgaattgccgtaaaattggatcattttattgtattgtgtgtggccacgttTAGACTGTGTTCCCATTTGAGCTGAGAACACATGACCGGTTACAGACGGATCTCAGAGTGGTCTGCTCCTGCTTAATTTCTcaggtggaggaggagagggagctgtcaggtgatctgtgctcACAGTGAGAGACTGCATGCTGCCTCCTCccagctcctctctgaatactgaATTTGTGCTTGATGGTTAAGAGGGAGGTATGTGGTATCCAGTAATGCTGCACTGTTATGTCAACAGGAATTGAAACTACAGCCATCCAGGGATCAGTTGAGACTGATAACTAGGCCTGTTCTTTATGGAGCtatgttatggtggccatacactggcagatggacaccagatttgaccaacagataaaTTCTCCTCTAActgaaatctgattagagaggcaTATATTATGCCGCTGCAGGGCATGGCTGACTGCCAGGCCCTCTGGTCGCCCTCCATTTAGTGTTTCTCTTCTCTTTAGGTTTTTTTTGGCTTTAAggttgtttttaaagagaacctgagatggatagtatgggggaatttacacttacctgtggcctcctccagccccattaggtGCTCGGGTCCTGCACCATCCTCTCTGGCTGCTCCGTTCTCTTAAATACCTGTCAGCAATCTGGCTGGCCGAGCTTTTCTGCAATTGCGCGGCTTGGCCATGCACTCGCTCCCTCGCCAAGAATGTACTGAGCCTGTGCAGAAGCACACAACTGTACAGATTACCTGAGAGATTTACCTGAGAATGGAGCAGCCAGAGAGGATGGAGAGGGACCTCAAGCACctaatgggactggaggaagccccaggaaagaatAAATACCTGTAAATAGATGTTGCCTGCTGCGTACTCTGCATACATTTGAAACATATTGGACTCTCCTTGTAGGACAGCAACTTCTTTGCCTGTAAAGACCTGGATTTGGATTTTTGCCTCAATACTTCTAATTGTCCAAATTGTGGTGGAAGCCATGCGCCTGATATTGGATGTCATTGTGCAGATAACACTACTTCCTGTTACAACAATACCTGTCCATATCAGTGACTGCTGCATTTCATATCCTATGATGTACTTGGATTCATCTGAATCCTGTTgtaaaattgcagaaaaatgttACTTTAATTTTGAAAGCCTTTGACAGAGTTGTGGTGGAAGCTGTGTCTCTGGTATGGgatgatattattattttttttattattattattattattattacttatatagcgccagcatcttccgtggtgctgtacaatagcatacaaggtataacaatacagagtatacaatataacacttgatacaagacaagagggtataacagctaatacagtgaacaaattaactacacgTTTTTACAAAAGGTGgggggtatgtacacccattacacagtattgtgagacaaaagagccctgtccaaaaggccttacagtctaaacatttaaggtataggacagtaggtaaagggaggctgtgtgtgcagtggtagaaatggtggttagtgggcagggtcctaggtaggagagtatgcttgcctgaagaggtgagttttcagattgcgcctaaaaatgtttttgagtggcggatgtgttgagggagagtgttccagaggaggggagaggatcgagagaagtcttgcagGTGAGAGTGGgaagaggtgatcagggaagaagacaggaTATCGTTGGCAGAGCAGAGATTGCgtataggatggtatctggagatgaGTATATTTAGATAGGAAGCAGCtgtgttgtggagagctttgtgctATTGTGCAGATGTTACTGCACCCTGTTACGACGAATTATGTCCATTACTAAACGATGACTGTTCAAATGCAGGTCCTGGTCATTACTGGAATTCAACTTAAAGATGTTGTACAACAATTAAAACTTGTTTGAAGAAGTGAGGCCGTCGTGCCATTTGTGGAGAGATACATAAGCGCATATACCACCGCTTTATACAGGTGGAGTACATCTGGAGAGCTGCTTTATTGTATTGGCGTTGGGGAGTGATCACTGGACACCTGCCCAGAGTGACACGAGCACGTTGGAGACAATAGGATGTGTTGAATAATCATTTGTGACCGTATTACACTATGCAGAATTTAATCTTTTGCAGGTTGATTATAGTTGCCGTGCGCAGCAGAAAACCATTATTTATAGACATCCTAACTGGAACTTTACTGCAGCAAACCCAGGTTCAGGACGGTATTGTAAGATCTAGAATATCTGAAGTGGTGCATCACTTGTAAAcccatttaaagtggaactgaagaacGTAATAAAACAGTGTTTCGCTTACCTGCGGCTTCTGCCAACcccatgcagccttcctgtcccgcgccgctcctccacgatcctccagtctcccgccgccagctagttttgttaccgtcgacttataagtcgatggtaactgcgcctgcacgccctgagccacgcatagctttttccgcattccagcccgcaatagcgtcctgtgctATTAGCAGAGTGCAGGACACTATTGCAGGCtgcaatgcggaaaaagctaagcGGGGTGTGCAGGTGCAGTTACCGTCGACTTCCAAGCCGACAGTAATGAAACTAGCTGACTGCAGGAGAATGGAGGATAGTCGCAGGACAGGAAGGCTTcaaggagctggtagaagccccaggtaagtgaaacacttgttTTATTAtgatcttcagttccactttaagtataaatacccccataccatccatctcaggtacactttaaatgagaCATTACTAAATAAATTCTACACTAGAAGTGTCTCCTGGTGCTCACTCTACTCCTTTTTTTTTATGCTCTAGCTTATTTAAATAAGAACTGAAAAAAAGATGTGCTAGTGGTAATGAACGAGGAAAAGTGTGGGAGTTACTGCAAGATAAATGGCTGGTGACATGAAATAAGCTGTAATTTATATCAATATGTATTCAGAGATTTCTAttcattttgcatgcattttacccACTGCTGTATTTTATTCCTGCATTACCAGAGCCTGTCACTATTGTATTGTGTGGATTTGTAAATTGATGGCAGTCATGGtaattaaagtgaaactccacctGAGGGAAAGGTTCAACTGTCCACATTGCAGGGAATGACAAACCTTATTTCAGCCGTGTAGTAGGAGTATGTAAAGCACAGTTATTTCACGTTTCTTGTGGAAAATGAGTAAAAAGTTCTGTGTAGCTAATTACTCTTTGTGGAAGATAAGATTCTTGGTAAGTCCATGCTCTGTAAAGAAAGTACAGCTTCTAGGCTAGCACAAAAGCTCTAGATATTCATAGCCGTCATGAAAATGGTAAGATACTTTTTAATCATTTTGAATGACAAAAAGTAATGTAGCGCAGGCAGGGGTTTGCAGCCATATTCAGTACAAAGTGGGATTTCACGGTAACACTTTATATTGGAAGTGAATGTGTTAGCATAGATTCCTGCAGCTACTCAAGGTGAAACAACGGTTATTCACCTatataatcaggaggggggtactatagcgttacgaagaatcctttatttacaaatgcaTAGTTAGTACATGTAAACACTGTTTATCTTTCTTTCTAGGCACTCCGCCACTAAAGGAATTGttgtcgccatggtgtgcactttCTTCGAGGCATTCAATGTCCCTGTATTTTGGCCTATCCTCGTCATGTATTTTATCATGCTTTTCTGTATAACAATGAAAAGGCAAATAAAGGTAAGATTTATATATGAGAATCAATATTTAGGGGTTTATTTTTTACCATTtctatctttaaagggaacctacattgaaaagaatatgaaggctgccatattatttatTCTCTAATAAAAATGCCATATGCCTGCCTTCTGTGCTGATGTTTTGCTTCTAAGTCACTGGCTCAGAATTAGCATGCATATTAGATGCTTTGActgtggtctgactccactggctgcatgcttgctgcaggtgTGTAACTCtcaaacaactaaagccaaaagctcaacaTGCTTCatgcaaaagaagaaaaaaagatgggGACACTGGGAGCCCGATCTAGTGCAGCACGTTGCGTGAGTCGGCTTAATGAAAGTGTGTTATGCTCACAAGATTGGGTTGCTGATCCAGCAACCACCAATATTGCATGTGGGAAAGAACCATCCCCACTGGGCCTTTACCAAGTCCTTCAGGCACATTTTCAAAAGGAAGTTTGTGAAGGACTCATAAACGTTAACCACAATTTTGGGTTGGTAGATATCAGCAACGGTCTAGGAGGCCCCCAAATGTTCATTGGTATTTTCCACAAACGTATACCTCTCTATATAAAATCATAAGGTGGGTGTTTGCCTACCTTATTGAAGACTACTGAAAGGTATACTCTAGACAACTAATTTTTTATTCAGCACAGTGGACAACATGTTTCACGGCCTGATGCTGCTTCATCAGGGCAATGTGATAGCATGGCAGTAGGGAAGCCTGGGGTGCCTAAAATAACAGGAGTtattgaagatggcagcctccgtatttctCTCACTTAAGGCTCTCTTTCAACTATCAATAAACACATATCACACAGCTAATTCCTTTATCCCCGCATACTGTTGGCAGCAGTAATATCAAGATCCTTGGGCAGTATTAGCAGTTTAATGCTGGTGTTTGTTGCCTACGGTTGTCTGAGCATTTTATGATTTGTACTGTAGCATGCTTATATGTATACTAATACTTCCCATACTGAGCACAGTGAGTGAACAATGATCTCTGCTCTGTCTTCCAGCACATGGTTAAATACAGATACATCCCATTCACACACGGGAAGCGGAAGTACAAAGGAAAGGAAGAACCCAGCAAGCCATTCTCCAGCTAAAAGAAACTGTCGACTTCTTTTTGACTTTCTTATGTAAAAATTAAACcaccaaaaaaggaaaaaaaaaacagttatgagCCATTGTAACAATGCCTTTTTATCCACATAAGCATAGATGATTTTAAACAATGGTAGTGCACCTTTTCTTTCTAAGGATGTGCTCAGCGTTCCATTCTGCAGAGTTTTGCCCTAGCAACGTTCCTGTTCAGTGTGTTTGCACAGTTCAGTTGGTCAGCTGAAGTGGGGCAGGTTGCGGTAAATGCTCAGATTTCATGTAAACCCATCGCTTTGTAGCAAACAGAGAAAGCTGCAGAGTAGACTACAGCCATGCAAGAAGCCTTTTGATTGAAGCTGCCATTGTGACTCTGGGCCACATACCAATCCTGTAGCAGTGAAGCTGAACATATCCCTTTTCACTGTGAGTGATGTCTCTGCACTGGAACTGGAATGCAGCCCATCAATCACAATGGTAACCTCTGAGGTTTCTCTGCAAATACTCTGTGGGTTGAGGATAGGCAAGAGTAGGCTTTGATTGATTTGCACCGCCCCCCACTTACCTATATTAATGTTGGTATGCATTTGA is a window of Hyperolius riggenbachi isolate aHypRig1 chromosome 6, aHypRig1.pri, whole genome shotgun sequence DNA encoding:
- the RER1 gene encoding protein RER1 isoform X1, coding for MSEGDSIGESVHGKPSVVFRFFSRLGQVSEIYQSWLDKSTPYTAVRWLMTLGLSVLYMIRVYILQGWYIVTYALGIYHLNLFIAFLSPKVDPSLLEDPDEGPSLPTKQNEEFRPFIRRLPEFKFWHSATKGIVVAMVCTFFEAFNVPVFWPILVMYFIMLFCITMKRQIKHMVKYRYIPFTHGKRKYKGKEEPSKPFSS
- the RER1 gene encoding protein RER1 isoform X2, whose translation is MSEGDSIGESVHGKPSVVFRFFSRLGQIYQSWLDKSTPYTAVRWLMTLGLSVLYMIRVYILQGWYIVTYALGIYHLNLFIAFLSPKVDPSLLEDPDEGPSLPTKQNEEFRPFIRRLPEFKFWHSATKGIVVAMVCTFFEAFNVPVFWPILVMYFIMLFCITMKRQIKHMVKYRYIPFTHGKRKYKGKEEPSKPFSS